The following coding sequences are from one Paenibacillus sp. JDR-2 window:
- a CDS encoding glycosyltransferase family 4 protein encodes MGRTMAKPKPMKTVTILTHSYLNAYGQDYSRVFGGGLERYVDLLCRAIKELGLNPVVYQMTYYEAFDTVHEGVRVKGWPFEANKITEAFERMAESAEGLLIYASCIWHPIRYRPGSIGICHGINWDTPSIAAGTKAAITRHINQALRQLDRVVSVDSHFQTYCRAVCEYEDPAVITLLPNPVDTLRFVPRPGGVSPSAKEVRVLFPRRLSFERGLVTMMLSADELLCRYPALTVEFAGELIDGSMMAAAFYLWKEAHPHRDRIIHRTYTFETIQTAYHQADIAVIPTLFSEGTSLSCLEAMSCGLPVVATNVGGLNDLIINGVNGRLITTSAEAVTSAVSELIEQPRLRRRLGIAARRAALAFDQTRWLAEWKAIITAQLAKGDGESR; translated from the coding sequence ATGGGTAGGACGATGGCAAAGCCGAAGCCCATGAAGACGGTGACGATATTGACCCACAGCTATTTGAACGCCTATGGACAGGATTATTCCCGGGTGTTCGGAGGCGGGCTGGAGCGGTATGTCGATTTGTTATGCCGGGCAATCAAGGAGCTCGGGCTCAATCCGGTTGTTTATCAGATGACGTATTACGAGGCTTTTGACACCGTGCACGAAGGCGTCCGGGTAAAAGGCTGGCCATTTGAAGCCAATAAGATTACGGAGGCTTTCGAGCGGATGGCGGAATCCGCGGAAGGCCTGCTTATCTATGCCAGCTGCATCTGGCATCCCATCCGCTATCGCCCGGGAAGCATCGGCATCTGCCACGGCATCAATTGGGACACTCCTTCTATCGCGGCCGGGACGAAGGCGGCGATCACCCGGCATATCAATCAGGCTCTTCGGCAGCTAGACCGCGTGGTGTCGGTGGATTCGCATTTCCAGACGTATTGCAGGGCTGTCTGCGAGTATGAAGATCCGGCCGTTATTACCCTGCTTCCCAATCCCGTGGATACCTTGCGGTTTGTTCCCCGGCCGGGGGGTGTCTCCCCTTCGGCAAAAGAGGTGCGGGTGCTTTTCCCGCGAAGGCTAAGCTTTGAACGGGGACTTGTTACGATGATGCTGTCGGCGGATGAGCTGCTCTGCAGGTATCCCGCCCTGACCGTGGAATTTGCCGGCGAGCTGATTGACGGATCAATGATGGCGGCAGCCTTTTATTTATGGAAGGAGGCTCATCCTCACCGCGACCGCATCATTCACCGGACATATACGTTCGAGACGATTCAGACGGCCTATCATCAGGCGGATATCGCGGTTATCCCGACGTTGTTCTCGGAAGGGACTTCCCTCTCCTGCCTGGAGGCGATGAGCTGCGGCTTGCCCGTTGTCGCAACCAATGTCGGCGGGCTGAACGATCTCATCATCAATGGCGTAAACGGCCGCCTAATTACAACCTCGGCAGAAGCCGTCACCTCTGCCGTCAGCGAGCTGATCGAGCAGCCTAGACTGAGGCGCCGATTAGGCATAGCCGCCCGGCGGGCGGCGCTCGCATTCGATCAGACGCGCTGGCTCGCCGAGTGGAAGGCGATTATTACTGCGCAGCTTGCGAAGGGAGATGGGGAGAGCCGCTGA
- a CDS encoding glycosyltransferase, translating to MSSGLGKGGRKITDNKLTAIMQVRNEAGRYLEAALADLSGFADEIVIVDDGSTDDTPELAASFEKVVKLVRNKDSLFHKEWLLREQLWRAAEETSPDWLLAVDADEFYEDDAKAAMRQLINQDDYDTVSFRMYDFWDSVTHYREDDWWNLHQRPMMTLVRYLPGFHYAYPKRAHHATRLPFTYNALPSLDTDLRIKHYGWAGSAEDRRAKYDRYMKLDPQGHWGNLGHYASILDPNPRLIRWQERERRDG from the coding sequence ATGTCCAGCGGTCTCGGAAAAGGCGGAAGAAAAATAACGGACAACAAATTAACCGCCATCATGCAGGTCCGCAACGAAGCCGGACGTTATCTGGAAGCGGCGCTTGCGGATTTGTCCGGCTTTGCAGACGAGATTGTCATTGTGGATGACGGGAGCACGGACGATACGCCGGAGCTCGCCGCATCGTTCGAGAAGGTTGTGAAGCTGGTACGGAATAAGGATTCGTTGTTTCATAAAGAATGGCTGCTGCGCGAGCAGCTGTGGCGGGCGGCGGAGGAAACCTCGCCGGATTGGCTGCTGGCCGTGGATGCGGATGAATTTTACGAGGATGACGCAAAAGCGGCCATGAGGCAGCTTATTAACCAGGATGACTACGATACCGTTTCCTTCCGGATGTACGATTTCTGGGATTCGGTCACCCACTACCGCGAGGACGACTGGTGGAATCTCCATCAGCGGCCTATGATGACGCTTGTCCGTTACTTGCCCGGCTTTCATTATGCGTATCCGAAGCGGGCGCATCACGCCACCCGGCTTCCTTTTACCTACAACGCTTTGCCCAGTCTCGATACCGACCTTCGGATCAAGCATTACGGTTGGGCGGGAAGCGCCGAGGATCGGCGGGCGAAATACGACCGTTATATGAAGCTCGACCCGCAGGGACATTGGGGCAATCTCGGCCACTACGCTTCTATTCTCGATCCGAATCCAAGATTGATCCGCTGGCAGGAGAGGGAGCGCCGCGATGGGTAG
- a CDS encoding glycosyltransferase family 2 protein translates to MLLGVHIIVRNEEDMLPECLDSIRGIADELIVVDTGSTDGTVDIALRYGARVIKAEWKDNFSSARNLALEHARTIWVLVLDADERLKGDSQSLRQGLRKAASPAYRLRMEHLLDGSNTGRSMTSEAVRLFRADRGYVYHGEIHEQLVRVRETEDGAVLKDVDGPLCAGDSHIAHIGYMPDVLQRKSKAERNLRVISRQLTKRPNDPFCLYNYGVTLCQLGKAEEAAVAFDKALGYTPLSAPYRPTLVRDYATTLLALSRNGEAAELLRGETLRYPDYPDLYLLQGNSLSAAGMLLEAKAAYEAAIEAGSRPHSYISENGAGSYQAQLRLASVLQRTGEAEAALLAYEALLGAKPGWEEALLALADYLQQLGVPDQEIRQKLSSFTGNDVADPHKLMARVLSRIGANSMALPLWREVVQSTSVSTAGAPMPEQLPWCDIRGFADCLIGTGQYAEAASQIRSWLQAAQPSADAEPSYEILQLGMDWALCRWNDGLQISREELAAVLGGGRLAHEAEHLNGWLPAAQGPQNKIAKEQELAAAARWLDTAVSRGMLRLAHRLAGGFYGLRPYFETLLYDHGYVDAAAEQMLDRFEKEGRLTGEQSFRLGELLYLKKLHNEALSLFDSSAESDKSGVYAERARLGAAAACLQLAIEALQPDEYSGTRNWDGSWSEPDRMKLQEALLRVEWMSWQTSWNGRQRRRVNGGTAEADFLMYDR, encoded by the coding sequence ATGCTGCTCGGTGTTCACATCATCGTACGCAATGAAGAGGATATGCTTCCCGAATGCTTGGACAGCATTCGCGGCATAGCCGATGAGCTAATCGTTGTCGACACAGGTTCGACGGACGGAACGGTGGACATTGCCCTGCGGTATGGAGCAAGAGTGATTAAGGCGGAGTGGAAGGATAACTTCTCCTCTGCCCGCAATCTGGCATTGGAGCATGCACGTACCATATGGGTTCTGGTTCTGGATGCGGATGAACGGCTGAAGGGTGATTCGCAATCGCTCAGACAGGGGCTGCGAAAAGCCGCATCGCCTGCCTATCGGCTTCGGATGGAGCATCTGCTCGATGGCTCCAATACCGGCCGCAGCATGACGAGCGAAGCCGTGCGTCTGTTCCGTGCTGACCGAGGGTATGTCTATCATGGAGAAATTCATGAGCAGCTCGTCCGTGTCCGTGAAACGGAGGACGGTGCCGTCCTGAAGGATGTGGACGGTCCGTTATGTGCAGGGGACTCTCACATTGCTCATATCGGGTACATGCCGGATGTGCTGCAGCGCAAATCCAAAGCGGAACGGAACTTACGGGTCATTTCTAGGCAGCTGACCAAGCGGCCGAATGACCCTTTTTGTCTATACAATTACGGAGTTACGTTATGCCAGCTTGGAAAAGCCGAAGAAGCGGCGGTTGCCTTTGATAAAGCGCTTGGCTATACCCCTCTATCCGCTCCATACCGGCCGACGCTCGTTAGAGATTACGCAACTACGCTTCTTGCTCTATCCCGGAACGGGGAGGCTGCCGAGCTGCTTCGGGGGGAGACGCTCCGATATCCAGATTACCCGGACCTGTATTTGCTGCAGGGCAACAGCTTATCGGCGGCGGGAATGCTGTTGGAGGCAAAAGCAGCCTATGAGGCGGCTATTGAAGCGGGTTCAAGACCCCATTCCTATATCTCCGAAAATGGAGCGGGCAGCTACCAGGCACAGCTTCGTCTGGCATCCGTGCTGCAGCGGACGGGAGAGGCTGAAGCAGCTTTGCTTGCATATGAAGCCTTGCTGGGTGCAAAGCCGGGCTGGGAAGAGGCTTTGTTAGCCTTGGCGGATTACCTTCAGCAGCTTGGCGTGCCCGACCAGGAGATCCGTCAGAAGCTAAGCAGCTTTACCGGTAACGATGTTGCAGATCCGCATAAGCTGATGGCCCGCGTGTTAAGCCGTATCGGGGCCAATAGTATGGCTTTGCCGCTGTGGAGGGAAGTGGTCCAGTCAACATCCGTGTCAACGGCGGGTGCTCCAATGCCGGAACAGCTTCCTTGGTGCGATATACGAGGGTTTGCGGATTGTCTGATCGGGACCGGTCAGTATGCGGAAGCGGCCTCGCAGATTCGGTCTTGGCTGCAAGCAGCCCAACCGTCCGCGGACGCAGAGCCTTCATACGAGATCCTGCAGTTAGGCATGGACTGGGCATTATGCCGTTGGAATGACGGGCTGCAGATCAGTCGGGAGGAGCTGGCGGCTGTTCTCGGGGGAGGGCGTCTTGCCCACGAGGCGGAGCATTTGAACGGCTGGCTTCCGGCGGCGCAAGGACCGCAGAACAAAATCGCGAAGGAGCAGGAGCTCGCTGCAGCTGCCCGCTGGCTGGATACGGCGGTGAGCCGGGGGATGCTGCGCCTTGCGCATCGGTTGGCAGGCGGTTTTTACGGACTGAGGCCGTATTTTGAAACCCTTCTCTATGACCACGGTTACGTGGATGCCGCGGCGGAACAGATGCTTGACCGTTTCGAGAAGGAAGGCCGTTTGACCGGTGAGCAATCCTTCCGTCTTGGGGAACTGCTGTATTTGAAAAAGCTGCATAACGAAGCGTTATCCTTGTTCGACAGTTCGGCCGAAAGCGACAAAAGCGGCGTTTATGCGGAAAGAGCGCGGCTTGGAGCCGCCGCAGCCTGCTTGCAGCTTGCTATTGAAGCTCTTCAGCCGGATGAGTATAGCGGGACCCGCAATTGGGACGGCAGCTGGTCGGAGCCGGACCGGATGAAGCTTCAGGAAGCATTGCTCCGAGTTGAATGGATGAGCTGGCAGACCAGCTGGAACGGGCGGCAAAGGAGGCGCGTGAATGGCGGAACAGCGGAAGCGGATTTCCTTATGTATGATCGTTAA
- a CDS encoding glycosyltransferase family 2 protein has translation MAEQRKRISLCMIVKNEEKHLPGCLDSVLGIADEIIVVDTGSTDETIAIAERYGAQVIRSGWEHDFAKARNKGVERASGEWILFLDADEQLDAATKPQLLEYAGHAELSALLLQIRNQVGPDHDQGSTIHPVLRMFRNDPAHRFEGRIHEQISFSILRKNPSARFHLTDVIIHHYGYRTQVVAEKNKLQRNMELLELALAEDPDNTFHRYNIGVEYLRNNRAEEALEAFRIAKRSAGFEQLSYAHLVLKYESLSLQLLGRWEEAAAPAKEGSAIFPDYTDLWHYIALCSASTGRFKNAMEAAEKALELGAAPARYHTEDGMGTFRTAYLQGRIYEALHDEQGVEQAYMKALRFKPSLLPPLFRLCKYMRTAGREGQLAAWMARRISCPDEAAMLKLAGVMVASGCPASAAAYLEWQGELYKEPGLRHSLAVQANALRDGDYSGLPFAGWLGKDEAEDTLSSAVYWRARAEQYLERVQQSKERPVERQAVQSIRMLLPGFEGW, from the coding sequence ATGGCGGAACAGCGGAAGCGGATTTCCTTATGTATGATCGTTAAGAACGAGGAGAAGCATCTACCCGGCTGTCTCGACAGCGTACTCGGCATAGCCGACGAGATCATTGTTGTAGATACCGGTTCGACCGACGAGACCATTGCCATAGCGGAGCGGTACGGAGCGCAGGTGATCCGGAGCGGGTGGGAGCATGATTTTGCCAAAGCGCGCAACAAGGGGGTGGAGCGGGCCAGCGGGGAATGGATTCTGTTCCTTGACGCGGATGAACAGCTGGATGCGGCAACAAAGCCTCAACTGCTTGAGTATGCCGGCCATGCGGAACTGTCCGCGCTGCTTCTTCAGATCAGAAACCAGGTCGGGCCGGACCATGATCAGGGCTCGACGATCCATCCCGTGCTTCGGATGTTCCGGAATGACCCTGCCCACCGGTTCGAGGGGCGGATTCATGAGCAGATTTCGTTTTCGATTTTGCGAAAAAACCCTTCGGCCCGTTTTCACCTCACGGATGTCATCATTCATCATTATGGCTACCGGACCCAGGTGGTGGCGGAAAAAAACAAGCTGCAGCGCAATATGGAGCTGCTCGAGCTTGCGCTTGCGGAAGACCCGGACAATACGTTCCACCGCTATAATATCGGCGTTGAATATTTGCGGAATAACCGAGCGGAGGAAGCGTTGGAAGCGTTCCGGATTGCCAAGCGGTCCGCCGGCTTTGAGCAGCTCTCTTATGCGCATCTGGTGCTGAAATACGAATCGCTTAGTCTCCAACTGCTAGGCAGATGGGAGGAAGCCGCGGCTCCAGCGAAGGAAGGCTCGGCTATTTTCCCGGACTATACGGATTTGTGGCATTATATCGCGCTTTGCTCGGCGAGTACCGGACGGTTCAAGAACGCTATGGAAGCCGCCGAAAAAGCGCTGGAGCTAGGAGCGGCGCCTGCGCGCTACCATACGGAGGACGGAATGGGGACGTTCCGGACCGCTTATTTGCAAGGACGAATCTATGAAGCGCTGCACGATGAGCAGGGCGTGGAGCAAGCATATATGAAGGCGCTGCGGTTTAAGCCCAGCTTGCTGCCGCCGCTTTTTCGGCTGTGCAAATACATGAGGACCGCCGGCCGCGAAGGCCAGCTTGCTGCATGGATGGCAAGGCGGATCTCCTGCCCGGATGAAGCGGCTATGCTGAAGCTGGCCGGGGTAATGGTCGCAAGCGGCTGTCCGGCCAGCGCGGCTGCCTATTTGGAATGGCAGGGTGAGCTTTACAAGGAGCCTGGGCTCCGGCACTCGCTTGCCGTGCAGGCGAATGCTTTGCGCGATGGGGATTACAGCGGACTGCCTTTTGCAGGCTGGCTTGGCAAGGATGAGGCGGAAGATACGCTGTCTTCCGCGGTATATTGGAGGGCGCGTGCGGAGCAGTATTTGGAGCGGGTTCAGCAGTCGAAGGAGCGCCCTGTCGAACGGCAAGCCGTTCAAAGCATCCGCATGCTGCTGCCCGGATTTGAAGGGTGGTAA
- a CDS encoding glycosyltransferase family 2 protein, whose product MEGQLPITLCMIVRDEELFLPDCLAAAAPYCSEIIVADTGSTDRSADIAEAYGAIVRRVVWQDDFALARNAAIEQASQPWILVLDADERLLPLPVKEWSQLLSAEQCYGYLIRIRSRVDGRSGEEEVSDAVCRLFRNDPRIRFSGAIHEEAATAVSACGEEALRFAPVEVLHEGYRHAVMARRGKKERNKRILLAALNREPENPVLRYAMGTEYFTYGDWERAAEWLEPMVNGKEAGDDAGYLSDIWLKLVHALRALGRLEDAERYARSGLTRYADFPDLHEAYAAVLMEMDRPGEAGSVLERACLAGARSAHYSSAAGSGSYRTLLAAGYAAERGYDWNRAAEAYAAALEANPGYRPAWERLVMLGTLDADHRTHWLAAANRAAATGDHRLCRFMLELLADAGLQLEPEVSSRLMTGLAVGEAFWSGLLAAQQGDPAAARQRWAQLPDAYPGRGEYLAALAWADGGRAEPPPAGIAHALLRVRAWPAWLRLCPAAPPPLAAPVPAAPLQWCALLGAAPPVPALAAAQRLRAAAQPGAPARLAAGVLHFAAGDMPAAAEQFAAAREAAAQPWVSRAAAAGLAAALAARARSAAQVPVLAAPLLCEQELMLRITSVLYSL is encoded by the coding sequence ATGGAAGGCCAGCTTCCGATAACGCTGTGCATGATTGTCCGGGACGAGGAATTATTCCTGCCGGATTGTCTGGCCGCGGCGGCTCCTTATTGCTCGGAGATTATAGTGGCGGATACGGGGTCGACAGACCGGTCGGCAGACATAGCGGAAGCCTACGGTGCAATAGTGCGGCGGGTTGTCTGGCAGGATGATTTTGCATTAGCCCGCAATGCCGCAATCGAGCAGGCTTCCCAGCCGTGGATTCTGGTGCTGGATGCGGACGAACGGCTTCTCCCGCTTCCCGTGAAGGAATGGAGCCAGCTGCTGTCGGCAGAGCAATGCTATGGCTATTTGATTCGGATCAGAAGCCGGGTTGACGGCAGGAGCGGGGAGGAAGAGGTCTCGGATGCGGTCTGCCGGCTTTTCAGGAACGATCCGAGGATCCGGTTCTCCGGCGCAATTCATGAGGAAGCGGCAACGGCCGTTTCGGCCTGCGGAGAAGAGGCCCTGCGTTTTGCCCCGGTTGAAGTGCTTCATGAGGGGTACCGGCATGCCGTTATGGCAAGGCGCGGGAAAAAGGAACGCAATAAACGGATCCTGCTCGCCGCATTGAACCGTGAACCGGAAAATCCGGTGCTTCGGTATGCGATGGGTACGGAATATTTTACTTACGGGGACTGGGAGCGGGCGGCCGAATGGCTGGAGCCTATGGTGAACGGGAAAGAAGCGGGTGACGACGCCGGCTATTTGTCCGACATATGGCTGAAGCTGGTCCATGCGTTGCGGGCGCTTGGCAGGCTGGAGGATGCGGAGCGTTATGCCCGGAGCGGCCTAACGAGGTATGCCGATTTCCCGGATTTGCATGAAGCTTACGCGGCGGTGCTGATGGAGATGGACCGGCCTGGCGAGGCCGGATCGGTGCTGGAGCGGGCATGCTTGGCTGGCGCACGGTCTGCGCATTACTCTTCCGCTGCCGGCTCCGGAAGCTACCGGACCCTGCTTGCCGCCGGTTATGCGGCGGAACGCGGCTATGACTGGAATCGGGCAGCCGAGGCTTATGCGGCAGCGCTTGAGGCTAACCCCGGTTATCGGCCGGCATGGGAAAGGCTTGTTATGCTGGGCACGCTTGACGCGGATCATAGAACGCATTGGTTGGCTGCGGCCAACCGCGCGGCAGCCACCGGCGATCATAGGCTTTGCCGCTTCATGCTGGAGCTGCTGGCTGACGCCGGACTGCAGCTTGAGCCCGAGGTAAGCAGCCGGCTGATGACCGGGCTGGCGGTCGGGGAAGCTTTTTGGAGCGGCCTGCTCGCCGCGCAGCAGGGCGATCCGGCCGCTGCCCGGCAGCGCTGGGCGCAGCTGCCGGATGCGTACCCGGGCAGGGGCGAGTACCTCGCCGCCCTTGCCTGGGCGGATGGCGGGCGGGCTGAGCCGCCGCCCGCCGGGATTGCGCACGCGCTGCTTCGCGTGCGTGCCTGGCCCGCGTGGCTGCGGCTTTGCCCAGCCGCGCCACCGCCCTTGGCGGCGCCTGTGCCCGCGGCGCCGCTGCAATGGTGCGCGCTGCTAGGCGCAGCGCCGCCTGTGCCCGCGCTGGCCGCGGCACAGAGGCTGCGCGCGGCAGCGCAGCCCGGTGCGCCTGCGCGGCTTGCCGCGGGCGTCCTGCACTTCGCCGCGGGCGACATGCCGGCCGCGGCGGAGCAGTTTGCGGCTGCGCGCGAAGCGGCGGCGCAGCCATGGGTCTCGCGAGCCGCCGCGGCGGGGCTCGCGGCAGCGCTTGCGGCGCGCGCCCGCAGCGCCGCGCAGGTCCCTGTTCTCGCAGCGCCGCTGCTCTGCGAGCAGGAGTTGATGCTGCGTATAACCTCCGTGCTGTACAGCCTATAA
- a CDS encoding sodium-dependent transporter — MVDQNKSTAAPSLADGEERFSKSGFIFAAIGSAVGLGNMWKFPYITGKYGGAAFFLMFIVCLLAVGLPVLMAELAIGRGGRGSVSTSFNRLTKQKGWGALGFLMIAAPFLILSFYSVVAGWTMYYAVRSFSGQLFTTTDYSGQFNAFIGSWQPVWWMLLALVLTAAVIIKGVSAGIEKFNKILIPGLVILLLVLVVRSLTLDGAGEGVSFFLSPDFSKLTAESALVALGHAFFSLSLGMGTMITYGAYVDKRQSLGAGTMAIGLGDLLYAFLAGLIIFPTSFAFGIEPGQGPGLVFVALPAAFAAMPLGSLFGGLFFILLAVASLTSTVGLLEVPVAFIRERYGWSRGLAVTVITVLLFLVGIPSAVSVGGAVSGLDFGGKTFFDWMDFICSNIMLPLGGLIVTIFVGWVWKNAAEEAGLTAAWFGIWLFMVRYIAPILVVLVLLYSAGALDFLFKG; from the coding sequence ATGGTTGATCAAAACAAGAGTACCGCTGCTCCATCGCTTGCGGATGGGGAAGAGCGGTTCTCGAAATCAGGATTTATTTTCGCGGCAATCGGCAGTGCGGTTGGTCTTGGCAACATGTGGAAATTCCCTTATATCACCGGCAAATACGGCGGTGCGGCATTTTTCCTCATGTTTATTGTCTGCCTTCTCGCTGTTGGCTTGCCGGTCCTGATGGCCGAGCTTGCGATCGGCCGCGGCGGCCGCGGCAGCGTATCGACCTCCTTTAACCGGCTAACTAAGCAAAAGGGCTGGGGAGCGCTTGGATTCCTAATGATCGCAGCGCCATTTTTGATTTTATCGTTCTATTCCGTTGTCGCAGGCTGGACGATGTATTACGCAGTCCGGTCGTTCTCGGGGCAGTTGTTTACGACGACGGATTACTCCGGCCAGTTCAATGCCTTCATCGGCAGCTGGCAGCCGGTATGGTGGATGCTTCTGGCGCTGGTACTAACAGCGGCAGTTATTATTAAAGGCGTGTCTGCCGGAATTGAGAAGTTTAACAAAATTCTTATTCCGGGCCTCGTTATTTTGCTGCTTGTCCTTGTTGTCCGCTCTTTGACGCTCGACGGGGCGGGAGAGGGCGTATCGTTCTTCCTTAGTCCGGATTTCAGCAAGTTAACGGCTGAGTCGGCACTGGTTGCGCTTGGACATGCGTTCTTCTCCCTATCTCTTGGTATGGGAACAATGATTACGTACGGTGCTTACGTGGACAAGAGACAGTCGCTTGGCGCGGGCACGATGGCGATTGGCCTAGGCGACCTTCTGTATGCCTTCCTGGCAGGTTTGATCATTTTCCCGACGTCCTTTGCTTTCGGGATCGAGCCGGGCCAAGGGCCGGGGCTTGTATTTGTGGCGTTGCCGGCTGCCTTTGCAGCAATGCCGCTCGGCAGTCTTTTCGGCGGATTATTCTTTATCCTTCTTGCGGTTGCTTCATTAACTTCGACGGTTGGCCTCCTGGAAGTGCCGGTTGCCTTTATTCGCGAGCGGTATGGCTGGAGCCGCGGACTAGCGGTTACGGTGATCACGGTGCTTCTCTTCCTGGTTGGCATCCCTTCGGCCGTGTCGGTAGGCGGAGCGGTAAGCGGATTGGATTTCGGGGGCAAGACGTTTTTCGACTGGATGGATTTCATCTGCTCGAACATCATGCTGCCGCTTGGCGGTCTTATTGTTACGATCTTTGTAGGCTGGGTTTGGAAAAACGCGGCAGAGGAAGCCGGTCTTACGGCGGCATGGTTTGGGATATGGCTGTTTATGGTGCGTTATATCGCTCCGATTCTCGTCGTCCTGGTTCTGCTCTACTCCGCTGGCGCACTGGACTTTTTATTCAAGGGATAG
- a CDS encoding tetratricopeptide repeat protein — MAAQPIIVFPPGGWRGIPSGVRDWLEELAAKRKLLAVADDAPSGIETLSLEQLDDVEWGSASAIVMHPAWVHIAVPLKPHCLIAVLPGPESNEEELWGKCRSWLCAYATLVVAGTEAFYLEQCFRRGSVFLMDGLDETSDLFARQAVEWHSDGFESDMLIRLQQRHRANWRNELLQKQEHEQAAGGKVNGYADGLFFHSVYRYLTGEAEYARKLLLASFEQMLHEGRRDTLQNVYRFLSAIELEQGHVQDAVRTYGYTAQGDIEWRHAEQLSGWLAAGKRELAKAQLYRLNDDYRKAAALLEPLADDPEACALLTATYITMGRLDSALSLGKDGLRKSAVDRRQWQRLQGTALLLKGKRHEAIHCFLAAGEHRQEELNGVVELAVMDGVARELTRGNKEAD, encoded by the coding sequence ATGGCAGCACAACCGATTATCGTCTTTCCTCCCGGCGGCTGGCGCGGGATTCCTTCCGGCGTCCGGGACTGGCTGGAGGAGCTGGCCGCGAAGAGAAAATTGCTTGCAGTAGCCGATGATGCTCCAAGCGGAATCGAGACTCTCTCCCTGGAACAGCTGGATGACGTGGAATGGGGCAGCGCCTCCGCTATCGTTATGCATCCCGCCTGGGTGCATATTGCCGTGCCGCTGAAGCCGCACTGTCTTATTGCCGTACTGCCCGGGCCGGAATCTAATGAAGAAGAGTTGTGGGGCAAATGCCGCTCCTGGCTATGCGCGTATGCCACGCTTGTCGTGGCCGGTACGGAGGCCTTCTATTTGGAGCAGTGCTTCCGCCGCGGCAGCGTCTTTCTAATGGACGGATTGGACGAAACCTCCGATCTGTTCGCCCGTCAGGCGGTGGAATGGCATAGCGACGGCTTCGAATCCGACATGCTTATCCGCCTCCAGCAGCGCCATAGAGCCAACTGGCGGAATGAACTGCTTCAGAAGCAGGAGCATGAGCAGGCGGCGGGCGGTAAGGTGAACGGCTATGCCGACGGTCTCTTCTTCCATTCGGTCTACCGGTATTTGACCGGCGAAGCCGAATACGCAAGAAAGCTTCTGCTTGCCTCCTTTGAGCAAATGCTGCACGAAGGCCGCAGGGATACGCTTCAGAACGTATACCGGTTCCTGTCGGCGATCGAACTGGAGCAGGGACATGTTCAGGACGCCGTACGGACCTACGGCTACACCGCCCAAGGGGATATCGAATGGCGGCATGCCGAACAATTATCCGGATGGCTGGCTGCCGGGAAGCGGGAGCTCGCCAAAGCCCAGCTATACCGGCTGAATGACGATTACCGCAAAGCGGCAGCTCTGCTGGAGCCGCTTGCGGATGATCCGGAAGCGTGTGCGCTGCTTACTGCTACTTATATTACGATGGGCCGATTAGACAGCGCTCTCTCGCTCGGCAAAGACGGGCTCCGCAAGTCGGCGGTCGACCGCCGGCAGTGGCAGCGTCTGCAAGGAACGGCGCTCTTGCTCAAAGGCAAACGGCATGAGGCCATCCACTGCTTTCTGGCGGCGGGAGAGCATAGGCAGGAGGAATTGAACGGCGTGGTTGAGCTGGCTGTTATGGATGGAGTTGCGCGGGAGCTGACACGAGGAAATAAGGAGGCTGACTAA